A portion of the Rhodococcus pseudokoreensis genome contains these proteins:
- a CDS encoding phosphatidylserine decarboxylase: MARKPTPPGTPQATSVGHIVDLVRGAVPPLHPAGLPFVLAPLGVAVLGRNRKWVRRGALTSAAACAAFFRHPHRVPPNRVGVAVAPADGEVALVDSAVPPSELDMGTEPLPRVSIFLSVLDVHVQRSPVGGEVRKVVHRPGKFLSADLSDASEVNERNSMLLHTAEGHDVAVVQIAGLLARRIVCDAKVGDTLPIGDTYGLIRFGSRVDTYFPAGTTLLAERGQRTIGAETVIAQLP; this comes from the coding sequence GTGGCACGCAAGCCCACACCCCCCGGAACCCCGCAAGCCACGAGCGTCGGTCACATCGTCGACCTCGTCCGCGGAGCAGTTCCGCCCCTGCATCCGGCCGGGCTGCCCTTCGTCCTCGCACCACTCGGCGTGGCCGTCCTCGGCCGCAACCGCAAGTGGGTCCGCCGCGGAGCACTGACGTCCGCCGCGGCCTGCGCCGCATTCTTCCGGCATCCGCACCGCGTTCCGCCGAACCGTGTCGGCGTCGCAGTCGCACCCGCCGACGGGGAGGTCGCGCTCGTCGACTCCGCGGTCCCGCCGTCCGAACTCGACATGGGAACCGAGCCGCTCCCCCGGGTCAGCATCTTCCTGTCCGTGCTGGACGTGCACGTCCAGCGCAGCCCCGTCGGCGGTGAGGTGCGGAAGGTCGTCCACCGGCCCGGCAAGTTCCTCTCCGCCGATCTTTCCGACGCCAGTGAGGTCAACGAACGCAACAGCATGCTCCTGCACACCGCGGAGGGCCACGACGTCGCCGTCGTCCAGATCGCCGGACTGCTCGCCCGCCGGATCGTCTGCGACGCCAAGGTCGGCGACACCCTCCCGATCGGTGACACGTACGGCCTGATCCGGTTCGGCTCCCGCGTCGACACGTACTTCCCGGCGGGCACCACGCTGCTCGCCGAGCGGGGACAGCGGACGATCGGCGCCGAGACCGTCATCGCTCAACTGCCGTGA
- a CDS encoding MerR family transcriptional regulator — protein MGAVLSIGELARASGLSVSALRFYDKAGVLTPHAVDPRTGYRWYTDRQVDAAALVAAMRRVGMPVKEMGAVLSGSDAHGLLDRHLGRLEQGLDDARRELTRIHRLLDARADRELTVVLRTADLIAAVGAVRFAADADSEFPVLRGCLFETDHDVLRLVTTDRYRLAVGTAAVLEPPVDPISVVVPCTFLDDAAGLLRRHRTVTVVVGADSITLRCGCEQLTTGLVVGAFPDHRGLSPRDPGIEHTFSSATLRALLADAGDRVDLGVLESGEIVVGHPGTEQPVRFHVQVNAGFLLEAVDALPGEQLTFRVGGPITPLAIRPRSVHTSDPASAYSLLMPLQPGALT, from the coding sequence GTGGGCGCCGTGCTCAGCATCGGTGAACTCGCCCGCGCGTCCGGTCTATCGGTCAGCGCGCTGCGGTTCTACGACAAGGCCGGGGTGCTCACCCCGCACGCGGTCGACCCGCGCACGGGGTACCGCTGGTACACGGACCGGCAGGTGGACGCCGCCGCCCTCGTCGCCGCGATGCGCCGGGTGGGGATGCCGGTAAAGGAGATGGGCGCCGTGCTGAGCGGCAGCGACGCCCACGGACTTCTGGACCGGCATCTCGGCCGGCTCGAGCAGGGCCTGGACGACGCCCGCCGCGAACTGACGAGGATTCACCGCCTGCTCGACGCCCGAGCGGACCGAGAGTTGACGGTCGTGCTCCGAACCGCCGACCTCATCGCCGCGGTCGGTGCGGTGCGGTTCGCCGCCGACGCCGACTCGGAGTTCCCGGTACTGCGCGGCTGCCTCTTCGAGACGGACCACGACGTGCTGCGGCTCGTCACCACCGACCGCTACCGGCTGGCGGTCGGAACAGCGGCCGTGCTCGAACCGCCGGTTGACCCGATCTCCGTGGTCGTCCCGTGCACGTTCCTGGACGACGCTGCCGGGTTGCTGCGACGCCACCGCACGGTGACCGTCGTCGTGGGCGCCGACTCGATCACCCTCCGCTGCGGCTGCGAACAGCTCACCACCGGTCTCGTCGTCGGCGCCTTCCCCGACCATCGCGGCCTGTCACCCCGCGACCCGGGAATCGAACACACCTTCTCCTCGGCGACCCTGCGCGCACTCCTGGCCGACGCGGGTGACCGGGTGGATCTGGGGGTTCTCGAATCGGGCGAGATCGTCGTCGGCCACCCGGGCACCGAGCAGCCCGTCCGCTTCCACGTGCAGGTGAACGCCGGTTTTCTCCTCGAAGCCGTCGACGCGCTGCCGGGCGAGCAGTTGACGTTCCGGGTCGGTGGACCCATCACACCCCTCGCCATCCGGCCACGATCCGTTCACACATCCGACCCCGCGAGTGCGTACTCTCTCCTGATGCCGTTGCAGCCGGGAGCGCTCACGTAA
- a CDS encoding SRPBCC family protein, producing MATTLEASIDIDATPQDVWAVVSDLKRMGEWSPQCRKMRVLGGVVEEGTKTVNINRKGLLVWPTTSKVVTFQPNKAIAFRILENRTIWSYELEQTASGTKVIERREAPTGTSKVSQFLVKTVLGGNEDFEVDLVNGMNTTLARIKSAAEGK from the coding sequence ATGGCAACCACCCTCGAAGCAAGCATCGACATCGACGCGACCCCGCAAGACGTGTGGGCCGTCGTCTCGGATCTCAAGCGGATGGGCGAGTGGAGCCCCCAGTGCCGCAAGATGCGCGTCCTCGGCGGCGTCGTCGAAGAGGGCACGAAAACCGTCAACATCAACCGTAAGGGCCTCCTCGTGTGGCCGACCACGTCGAAGGTCGTGACGTTCCAGCCGAACAAGGCCATCGCCTTCCGGATCCTCGAGAACCGCACCATCTGGTCGTACGAACTCGAGCAGACCGCAAGCGGAACCAAGGTCATCGAGCGCCGCGAAGCCCCGACCGGAACGTCCAAGGTGTCGCAGTTCCTCGTCAAGACCGTCCTCGGCGGCAACGAGGACTTCGAGGTCGACCTGGTGAACGGCATGAACACCACCCTCGCCCGGATCAAGTCGGCGGCCGAGGGCAAGTAG
- the hutH gene encoding histidine ammonia-lyase, which translates to MGAEECVVVGTGAVSAEEVIRVARHGAPVRISRDAMSAMAETRKRIEALAEDPKPVYGISTGFGALATRHIPFALRTQLQRSLVRSHAAGSGPEVEREVVRALMLLRLSTLATGRTGVRPEVAQVYASLLSAGITPVVHEYGSLGCSGDLAPLAHVALAVIGEGTVRGADGALVPAASALSAAGIAPVVLEEKEGLALINGTDGMLGMLVLACEDLRALLRLADVTAAMSVEGLLGTDRVFAPDLQALRPHPGQARAAANMVRLLAGSEIVQSHANPSCTVVQDAYSLRCAPQVAGAARDTLAHAERVASWELASAVDNPVVTLDGRVESNGNFHGAPVGYVLDFLAIVVADVASMSERRTDRFLDVARNHGLPPFLADDPGVDSGHMIAQYTQAAIVSELKRLAAPASVDSIPSSAMQEDHVSMGWSAARKLRRAVDGLTRVLAVEALTAARALDLRAPLAPSPATGAVRDTIREHVAGPGTDRHLAPEIEAAVALAASGALVASAESVVGRLD; encoded by the coding sequence GTGGGAGCCGAAGAGTGTGTCGTGGTCGGAACCGGTGCGGTCTCCGCCGAAGAAGTGATCCGGGTGGCGCGCCACGGTGCGCCGGTGCGGATCTCGCGCGACGCGATGTCGGCGATGGCGGAAACCCGCAAACGCATCGAGGCGCTGGCCGAGGACCCGAAGCCCGTCTACGGCATCTCGACGGGGTTCGGGGCCCTCGCCACCCGGCACATTCCCTTCGCCCTGCGCACGCAACTGCAGCGCAGCCTGGTCCGCTCGCACGCGGCGGGGTCGGGTCCCGAGGTCGAGCGAGAAGTGGTGCGGGCCTTGATGTTGTTGAGGTTGTCGACGCTGGCCACCGGGCGGACGGGGGTGCGGCCGGAGGTCGCGCAGGTCTACGCCTCGCTGCTGTCGGCGGGGATCACTCCGGTGGTGCACGAGTACGGCAGCCTCGGGTGCTCCGGTGATCTGGCGCCGCTGGCTCATGTCGCGCTGGCGGTGATCGGTGAGGGCACGGTGCGCGGCGCGGACGGCGCACTCGTGCCGGCCGCGAGTGCACTGTCCGCTGCGGGGATCGCGCCGGTGGTCCTCGAGGAGAAGGAGGGGCTCGCCCTCATCAACGGCACCGACGGCATGCTCGGCATGCTGGTGCTGGCGTGCGAGGACCTGCGCGCGCTGCTGCGGTTGGCCGACGTGACGGCGGCGATGAGTGTGGAGGGGCTGCTCGGCACGGACCGGGTGTTCGCCCCCGATCTGCAGGCGCTGCGGCCGCACCCCGGTCAGGCCCGGGCCGCCGCGAACATGGTCCGGTTGCTCGCCGGCTCCGAGATCGTGCAGAGTCACGCCAACCCGAGTTGCACGGTGGTGCAGGACGCGTATTCGTTGCGGTGCGCGCCGCAGGTCGCGGGTGCCGCGCGGGACACCCTGGCGCACGCCGAGCGGGTGGCGTCGTGGGAACTGGCGAGCGCCGTCGACAACCCGGTGGTGACGCTCGACGGGCGGGTGGAGTCGAACGGCAATTTCCACGGGGCGCCGGTCGGGTACGTCCTGGATTTCCTGGCCATCGTGGTCGCGGATGTGGCGAGCATGAGTGAGCGCCGCACCGACCGGTTCCTCGACGTCGCGCGCAACCACGGGTTGCCGCCGTTCCTGGCGGACGATCCGGGTGTGGACAGTGGTCACATGATTGCGCAGTACACGCAGGCGGCGATCGTGTCGGAACTGAAGCGGCTGGCGGCGCCGGCGAGTGTCGACTCGATTCCGTCGTCGGCGATGCAGGAGGACCATGTGTCGATGGGGTGGTCCGCTGCCCGGAAGCTGCGCCGGGCGGTCGACGGGCTCACTCGGGTCCTCGCCGTCGAGGCGTTGACTGCCGCTCGGGCGCTCGACCTGCGGGCGCCGCTCGCACCGTCGCCGGCGACGGGGGCGGTGCGGGACACGATCCGCGAGCATGTCGCCGGGCCGGGAACCGACCGTCACCTAGCGCCGGAGATCGAGGCCGCGGTCGCCCTCGCCGCCTCCGGCGCACTGGTCGCGAGCGCGGAGTCGGTGGTGGGGCGGCTGGACTGA